Proteins found in one Vallitalea guaymasensis genomic segment:
- a CDS encoding DUF1836 domain-containing protein, translated as MNYLTYMKKLLNQLENMDHVYSKDIPNISLYMDQVTTFMDDNLGSLKRRDEDKILTKTMINNYSKNHILPPPIKKKYSPDHMIMLIFIYYSKHVLSITDIQKLLSPIKDMLENNSDFSLEEFYDKLLNVQKDEFKLFKQHIENTIEVAVNTFKDSDIEGKDKDMLELFNIIYLLTLQATAQKHLAEKLIDRYFKQSSDPKENKGK; from the coding sequence ATGAATTATTTAACGTATATGAAAAAATTATTAAACCAACTGGAGAACATGGATCATGTTTATTCAAAGGACATACCTAATATAAGCCTGTATATGGATCAAGTAACTACATTTATGGATGATAATCTAGGCTCCCTAAAACGTAGGGATGAAGATAAAATATTAACTAAGACAATGATTAACAACTATAGTAAAAACCATATACTGCCACCACCAATAAAGAAAAAATATTCGCCTGATCATATGATTATGCTAATATTCATTTATTATTCTAAACATGTGCTTTCCATAACTGATATTCAAAAACTTTTATCACCTATAAAAGATATGTTAGAAAACAATTCAGATTTTTCTTTGGAAGAATTTTATGATAAATTATTGAATGTCCAGAAAGATGAGTTTAAATTATTTAAGCAGCATATAGAAAATACTATTGAAGTAGCAGTTAATACATTTAAAGATTCTGATATAGAAGGTAAAGACAAAGATATGTTGGAGCTGTTTAATATCATATATCTATTGACTTTACAAGCAACAGCCCAGAAACACTTGGCAGAAAAATTGATAGACAGATATTTCAAACAAAGCTCTGATCCAAAAGAGAATAAAGGGAAATAA
- the rlmD gene encoding 23S rRNA (uracil(1939)-C(5))-methyltransferase RlmD, whose product MKKKDIIEGIVEKVEFPNKGIINIDSEKVIVKNVIPGQKIKAVVTKKRKNKIVARALDILEKSPMEGEAPCKVFGKCGGCLYQSLPYEEQLKLKESQVLELLDTLGTHYEYEGITKSPMEFNYRNKMEYSFGDEYKDGPLALGMHRKASLYDIVTVDDCKIVSDDFNVILKTTLDYFSERDIPYYYKRTHEGYLRYLVVRKAVNTQEILVNLVTSSQMDFDLSEWVGELNNCNLDGKIVSIMHTINDNLADAVKVDEIRKLYGRDYFVEKLLGLEFRISSFSFFQTNSLGAEKLYSVVRDYVGETRDKVIFDLYSGTGTITQMLAPVAKKAVGVEIVEEAVEAAKENAKLNGLGNCKFIAGDVLKVIDELTDKPDIIVLDPPRDGIHPKALDKIIDYGVEQIVYVSCKPTSLVRDLEVFLSRGYKVERVRCVDMFPHTVHVETVCKLYR is encoded by the coding sequence ATGAAGAAGAAAGATATTATTGAAGGTATTGTTGAGAAAGTTGAATTTCCTAATAAGGGAATTATAAATATAGATTCAGAGAAAGTTATTGTCAAGAATGTAATACCAGGACAGAAAATAAAAGCTGTAGTAACTAAGAAAAGAAAAAATAAAATAGTTGCTAGAGCATTAGATATATTAGAAAAATCACCTATGGAAGGTGAAGCTCCATGTAAGGTATTTGGCAAATGCGGAGGCTGTTTATATCAGTCTTTACCATATGAAGAGCAATTGAAGTTGAAGGAATCACAGGTTCTAGAGTTATTAGATACATTAGGTACCCATTATGAATATGAAGGTATAACTAAGAGTCCTATGGAGTTTAATTACCGTAATAAGATGGAGTATAGCTTTGGTGATGAGTATAAGGATGGACCTCTTGCATTAGGTATGCATAGAAAAGCGTCATTGTATGATATTGTTACAGTTGATGATTGTAAGATAGTTAGTGATGATTTTAATGTGATACTTAAGACTACTCTTGATTATTTTTCTGAGAGAGATATACCTTATTATTATAAGAGAACACATGAAGGTTATCTTAGATATTTGGTAGTTAGGAAAGCTGTTAATACACAAGAGATTCTTGTTAATCTGGTTACTTCTTCTCAGATGGATTTTGACCTTAGTGAATGGGTTGGTGAGTTGAATAATTGTAATCTGGATGGGAAAATAGTATCTATAATGCATACTATAAATGATAATCTAGCAGATGCAGTTAAGGTGGACGAGATCAGAAAGCTGTATGGCAGGGATTATTTTGTTGAGAAACTCCTTGGATTAGAATTTCGTATTTCATCTTTTTCATTTTTTCAGACTAATTCTCTAGGTGCAGAGAAACTGTATTCTGTAGTAAGGGATTATGTTGGTGAGACTAGGGATAAGGTTATATTTGACCTCTATAGTGGCACGGGGACTATTACTCAGATGTTAGCGCCTGTTGCAAAGAAGGCTGTAGGGGTTGAGATTGTTGAGGAAGCTGTTGAGGCGGCTAAGGAGAATGCTAAGTTGAATGGGCTTGGTAATTGTAAGTTCATAGCTGGGGATGTGTTGAAGGTTATTGATGAGCTTACGGATAAACCGGATATTATTGTATTAGATCCACCAAGAGATGGTATTCATCCTAAGGCTCTTGATAAGATTATTGATTATGGCGTGGAGCAGATTGTTTATGTTAGTTGTAAACCAACTTCTTTGGTTAGGGATTTGGAAGTGTTTTTGAGTAGAGGTTATAAGGTTGAGAGAGTTAGGTGTGTGGATATGTTTCCGCATACTGTTCATGTGGAGACTGTTTGTAAATTGTACCGATAA
- a CDS encoding YerC/YecD family TrpR-related protein: MSKNIKSNELDKLFEAILNLKNPEECYLFFEDICTVNELQSLAQRLQVAKMLREQHTYLEIAEKTGASTATISRVNRSLNYGNDGYDMVFSRMKS, translated from the coding sequence ATGAGCAAGAATATTAAATCGAATGAGTTGGATAAGCTTTTTGAGGCTATATTGAACTTGAAAAACCCTGAAGAGTGTTATTTATTTTTCGAAGATATCTGTACAGTTAATGAATTACAGTCACTTGCCCAGAGATTACAAGTAGCTAAGATGTTGAGGGAGCAACATACATACTTAGAGATTGCAGAAAAAACTGGGGCATCTACTGCAACTATAAGTAGGGTAAACAGGTCATTGAATTATGGCAATGACGGTTATGATATGGTATTTTCACGAATGAAAAGCTAA
- a CDS encoding phosphatase, giving the protein MDYILDVHTHTIVSGHAYSTMQEVIEQAAKKGLELVAITDHAPAMPGSAHMFYFSNLGVLPQYIYGVEVLKGIEANIINYNGDIDVSEVILKQLDIVIASLHPPCIDFGNIEENTNAIIGAMKNPYVNIIGHPDDARYPLDYDKIVKAAKEHNVLLEVNNSSMNPNGFRKGADKIKIMLEKCMKENVSVVINSDAHVSFDVGKFDSAIKLIEEINFPKELIVNTSKEKLKRFLKG; this is encoded by the coding sequence ATGGATTATATACTAGATGTTCACACTCATACAATAGTTAGTGGACATGCATACAGTACTATGCAAGAAGTGATTGAACAAGCTGCTAAGAAAGGTCTAGAGTTGGTAGCTATTACTGACCATGCACCTGCTATGCCAGGTTCAGCACATATGTTTTATTTTAGTAATCTAGGAGTGTTACCACAATATATTTATGGTGTAGAAGTGCTAAAAGGTATAGAAGCTAATATAATCAATTATAATGGAGATATTGATGTTAGTGAAGTAATACTTAAGCAATTGGATATAGTAATTGCAAGTCTACATCCACCATGTATTGATTTTGGTAACATAGAAGAGAATACAAATGCAATAATAGGAGCCATGAAGAATCCTTATGTCAATATAATCGGACATCCAGATGATGCAAGATATCCTCTTGATTATGATAAAATTGTGAAAGCGGCAAAAGAACATAATGTACTTTTAGAAGTAAACAACAGTTCCATGAATCCTAACGGGTTCAGAAAAGGTGCTGACAAGATAAAGATCATGCTTGAGAAATGCATGAAAGAAAATGTTTCTGTAGTTATTAATAGCGATGCCCATGTATCATTCGATGTTGGAAAATTCGATAGCGCAATTAAGCTAATTGAAGAAATCAATTTCCCGAAAGAACTGATAGTTAATACTTCTAAGGAAAAATTAAAAAGATTTTTGAAAGGATAA
- a CDS encoding recombinase family protein, with amino-acid sequence MYHNIKGLRTIALYRVSTDKQDEAMQKKSCRDFCETNGLKIIDEYTEIDVSGFKTPLKDRYELIKILMRAEKKEFDILLIYNNDRLTRRSDEAPHILQVLSNNEIRVFETSTDAEIKTDSHMDKLINFFNSWTAEFESIKTSMRVKSSFADKNEEGKFLGGLPFGYRLINTDFKNKKGKCINKMIIDENEANIVRKIFDLYINKNMGTVRIANYLNENSYLTRKKKEALDHNIDIKENQYLWRASTITRILRNPAYIGQKAYNKTKSTRDKVVKNKREEYKLQPYNEELKIISNEDFYQAGLLLERRKKRKDVKVSTATISDNALCSGLIYCRCGAKLKTGYSISKYHRKKDNKDIQLKVYYYYCPNSKVNKVKHKEITNKNIYSVLRYDSIIDKIILYELRTFNDRRYKQVFDEKISSNIHTKQNELNNLIILRDKLEKLIIKYEIAIDECFINGEEDKVDIYINNINRNKAKLTKIDAEIQKLSNHNLDADIKIKTINTKNQDFSSLEDRYSNASLNEKKAILSKIIKKIIISEDEIIIDFMY; translated from the coding sequence ATGTATCATAACATAAAGGGATTAAGAACTATAGCATTGTATAGGGTTAGTACAGATAAACAGGATGAAGCTATGCAGAAAAAAAGCTGTAGGGATTTTTGTGAAACCAACGGACTAAAAATAATAGATGAGTATACTGAAATTGATGTTTCAGGGTTCAAAACTCCTCTAAAAGATAGATATGAGTTGATTAAGATTCTTATGCGGGCTGAAAAAAAAGAATTTGATATATTATTAATCTATAATAATGATAGATTGACTAGGCGTTCAGACGAAGCACCTCACATTCTACAGGTTCTGTCTAATAATGAAATAAGAGTGTTTGAAACGTCTACAGATGCTGAAATCAAAACGGATTCCCACATGGACAAGTTAATCAATTTTTTTAATAGCTGGACTGCTGAATTTGAAAGTATCAAGACTTCTATGAGAGTCAAATCCTCTTTTGCAGATAAAAATGAAGAAGGAAAATTTTTGGGAGGGTTACCATTTGGATATAGATTAATTAATACTGATTTTAAAAATAAAAAAGGCAAGTGTATAAATAAGATGATTATTGATGAGAACGAAGCAAATATAGTAAGAAAGATATTTGATTTATACATTAATAAAAATATGGGTACAGTAAGAATAGCTAACTACTTAAATGAAAACAGTTATTTAACTAGAAAAAAGAAAGAGGCATTAGACCATAATATTGATATAAAGGAAAATCAGTATCTATGGAGAGCTTCAACCATAACAAGAATACTGAGAAATCCAGCATATATAGGTCAAAAAGCATATAATAAAACTAAATCAACCAGAGATAAGGTAGTCAAGAACAAAAGAGAAGAATATAAGTTGCAACCATATAACGAAGAGCTTAAGATAATCAGTAACGAAGATTTTTATCAAGCAGGGTTATTGTTGGAAAGACGCAAAAAAAGAAAAGATGTTAAGGTAAGTACGGCAACAATAAGTGATAATGCACTTTGTAGTGGACTGATTTACTGTAGATGTGGAGCAAAACTTAAAACAGGTTATTCTATAAGCAAGTATCACAGAAAGAAAGACAATAAGGATATACAGCTGAAAGTGTATTATTATTATTGCCCTAATTCTAAAGTTAACAAAGTTAAACATAAGGAGATTACAAATAAGAATATATACAGCGTACTAAGATATGATTCTATCATTGATAAAATAATACTATATGAATTAAGGACTTTTAATGATAGAAGATATAAACAAGTCTTTGATGAAAAGATAAGCAGCAATATTCATACAAAACAAAATGAACTCAATAACTTGATAATATTAAGAGATAAGCTTGAAAAATTAATCATAAAATATGAGATAGCAATAGATGAATGTTTTATTAACGGTGAAGAAGATAAAGTTGATATATATATTAATAATATCAATCGTAACAAGGCTAAACTTACAAAAATAGATGCGGAGATACAGAAATTATCGAATCATAATCTTGATGCTGACATAAAAATAAAAACAATAAATACTAAAAATCAGGACTTTAGTAGTTTAGAAGATAGATACAGCAATGCTTCCCTAAATGAGAAGAAAGCAATTCTAAGTAAAATCATTAAGAAGATTATTATTAGTGAAGATGAGATAATAATAGATTTTATGTACTGA
- a CDS encoding chromate transporter yields MNNFKEIIKYYLVFFKIGLFTIGGGYAMLPIVEKELVEKYKWSTEEEVLDSYALAQSIPGVIAVNTSALLGIKGKGVWGAVAASLGVISPSIIIIVIISIFFNRFREITAVANAFKGIRIAVLALLILSVYKMVRKSVKDIWGVVLLTASFVCVLIFNISPIYVIVGAAIISIFIYYRKEKDNDPS; encoded by the coding sequence ATGAATAATTTTAAAGAGATTATTAAATATTACTTGGTATTTTTTAAGATAGGGTTATTTACTATCGGTGGAGGTTATGCAATGCTTCCTATAGTGGAAAAAGAGTTAGTAGAGAAATACAAATGGTCCACTGAAGAAGAAGTTCTTGATAGTTATGCATTAGCACAATCCATTCCAGGAGTAATAGCTGTAAATACTTCTGCATTACTTGGTATAAAAGGAAAAGGAGTCTGGGGTGCGGTAGCTGCATCTCTTGGAGTCATATCTCCTTCTATTATTATAATAGTTATTATATCAATATTTTTTAACAGGTTCAGAGAGATTACAGCAGTAGCAAATGCTTTTAAGGGAATAAGGATTGCAGTCTTAGCGTTATTGATACTATCAGTCTACAAAATGGTCAGAAAATCTGTTAAAGATATTTGGGGAGTAGTACTTCTTACGGCATCTTTTGTTTGTGTCTTGATTTTTAATATATCACCAATATATGTAATTGTAGGAGCTGCAATTATAAGTATATTCATTTACTATAGAAAGGAAAAAGATAATGATCCTAGCTAG
- the pcrA gene encoding DNA helicase PcrA, with product MDKRYDSLNKEQKKAVLHTEGPLLILAGAGSGKTRVLTHRIAYLIEEKKVAPWNILAITFTNKAAKEMRERVDNLVGSGSEDIWVSTFHSTCVKILRRHIDKIGYDRYFTIYDTDDQKKLIRDCMKQLNVDPKQFKENSILSSISSAKDKLLTPKKFEKQAYEYRDQVVSKVYTMYQDRLKKNNALDFDDLLVKTVEVFRLCPDVLSYYQDKFKYIMVDEYQDTNHVQYIFVGLLASRYKNLCVVGDDDQSIYRFRGADISNILDFEKDFRNAEVIKLEQNYRSSKNILEAANQVISNNYGRKNKTLYTDNESGDLINYRCLQNEQAEAEFMAGEIIKGIESEGRDFKDYAILYRTNAQSRVIEERFILNNIPYKIVGGTSFYQRKEIKDILAYLKTINNSTDDIAVKRIINVPRRGIGTTTINKVENYAYNNDVNFFDALCEVSQIPNMTRSSKKVEAFTHFIRTLRVEMATMSLVDLTNEVIERTGYVKELEAEGTDEAHGRIDNIGELISKLTEYENNEEEPTLNGFLEEVALIADIDNYNEETNVVVLMTMHSAKGLEFPCVFISGMEDGLFPSYMSISSGQQEDIEEERRLCYVGITRAKQKLYLLGANSRMIRGMTQYNQVSRFIREINNELFDLEYTKPIQDMPNEKTSFRKNAHSFLKSNPYVVKKNANKMPAPGDFTLNYEVGDLVKHMKFGIGEVLAIQPGGADYEVTVNFPSAGVKKLMARLANLKKA from the coding sequence ATGGATAAAAGATATGACTCTTTGAATAAGGAACAGAAAAAAGCAGTATTACATACAGAGGGCCCCTTGCTTATATTAGCTGGAGCAGGATCAGGAAAAACAAGAGTATTGACACATAGGATAGCTTATCTCATAGAAGAGAAGAAAGTAGCTCCTTGGAATATTCTTGCAATCACTTTTACCAACAAAGCAGCTAAAGAGATGAGAGAAAGAGTAGACAACCTTGTGGGCTCTGGAAGTGAGGATATATGGGTAAGTACGTTCCACTCCACATGTGTTAAGATACTAAGACGTCATATTGATAAAATAGGATATGACCGATATTTTACTATATATGATACTGATGACCAGAAAAAATTAATCCGTGACTGCATGAAACAGCTTAATGTTGACCCTAAGCAGTTCAAAGAAAATAGTATTCTAAGCAGTATAAGTTCTGCAAAAGATAAATTGCTTACTCCTAAAAAATTTGAAAAACAAGCTTATGAATACAGGGATCAAGTAGTATCAAAAGTATATACAATGTATCAGGATAGGCTTAAGAAGAACAATGCACTTGATTTTGATGACCTGTTAGTAAAGACGGTTGAAGTCTTCAGGCTTTGCCCAGATGTACTATCATATTATCAGGATAAGTTTAAATACATAATGGTGGATGAATATCAAGATACCAACCATGTGCAATATATTTTTGTAGGTCTACTGGCAAGCAGATACAAAAATCTATGTGTTGTTGGTGATGATGACCAGTCTATCTACAGATTCCGTGGTGCTGATATTAGTAACATACTTGATTTTGAAAAAGATTTTAGAAACGCTGAAGTCATAAAACTTGAGCAGAACTATCGTTCTTCAAAAAATATTCTAGAAGCTGCTAATCAAGTAATCAGTAATAACTATGGCAGAAAAAATAAGACCCTCTATACAGATAATGAATCAGGAGATTTGATTAATTATAGATGCCTTCAGAATGAACAAGCTGAAGCAGAGTTCATGGCTGGTGAGATAATAAAAGGCATTGAATCAGAAGGCAGAGATTTCAAGGATTACGCAATCCTATATAGAACCAATGCTCAATCACGTGTTATTGAGGAAAGATTCATACTTAACAATATACCTTATAAAATCGTGGGTGGTACATCTTTCTATCAAAGAAAAGAAATAAAAGATATCTTAGCATATCTTAAAACTATAAATAACAGTACAGATGATATAGCTGTAAAAAGAATAATAAATGTTCCAAGAAGAGGAATTGGTACAACAACAATTAATAAAGTAGAAAATTATGCATATAATAATGATGTGAATTTCTTCGACGCACTTTGTGAAGTGAGCCAGATACCAAATATGACACGTTCTTCTAAGAAAGTGGAAGCATTTACCCATTTTATCAGAACATTAAGAGTTGAGATGGCAACCATGAGTCTAGTTGATTTAACCAATGAAGTTATTGAGAGGACAGGTTATGTCAAAGAGCTTGAAGCGGAAGGTACTGATGAGGCACATGGAAGAATTGACAATATTGGAGAATTGATTTCCAAGTTAACTGAATATGAGAATAACGAAGAGGAACCAACCTTAAATGGTTTCTTGGAGGAAGTAGCCCTTATAGCTGATATAGATAACTATAATGAAGAGACAAATGTTGTTGTTCTTATGACTATGCATAGCGCTAAAGGCTTAGAATTCCCTTGCGTTTTCATTTCTGGTATGGAAGATGGTCTGTTCCCTAGCTATATGAGCATATCTTCAGGACAACAAGAGGATATTGAAGAAGAAAGAAGATTATGCTATGTAGGTATTACAAGAGCTAAACAGAAACTATATCTCTTAGGTGCTAATTCTAGAATGATTAGAGGTATGACTCAATATAATCAAGTATCAAGATTCATTAGAGAGATAAATAATGAGCTATTTGATCTAGAGTACACAAAACCAATACAGGACATGCCTAATGAGAAAACCAGTTTTAGAAAAAATGCTCATAGTTTCTTGAAGTCCAATCCATATGTGGTTAAAAAGAACGCAAATAAGATGCCAGCTCCTGGAGACTTTACCCTTAACTATGAAGTAGGGGATTTAGTCAAACATATGAAATTTGGTATAGGTGAGGTACTTGCTATACAACCAGGAGGAGCAGACTACGAAGTTACAGTTAATTTTCCAAGTGCTGGTGTAAAAAAACTCATGGCTAGACTAGCAAATCTTAAAAAAGCTTAA
- a CDS encoding chromate transporter has translation MILARLFYEFFKIGLFTYGGGLAMLPLLQEKATAYGWLTKEQFTDMIAISQSTPGAIAINMATFVGYDQAGFLGSLISSIGVILPGFIIIIIVAKFLKHFNEKPVVKAIFVGLRATVIGLILTAVINVAMVSVVNIDLYNETKIIGNLFDVKSIILFAVTMFAVIKYKKHPIYYIISAGIIGIIIW, from the coding sequence ATGATCCTAGCTAGGTTATTCTATGAGTTTTTTAAAATCGGTCTATTTACTTATGGTGGCGGTTTGGCTATGCTGCCTTTACTTCAAGAAAAAGCGACTGCCTATGGTTGGCTGACTAAAGAACAGTTTACTGATATGATAGCCATATCCCAATCAACACCGGGAGCTATTGCAATCAATATGGCTACTTTTGTAGGTTATGACCAGGCAGGGTTTTTAGGGTCACTAATATCGTCTATAGGAGTTATACTACCTGGATTCATAATTATAATTATTGTAGCAAAGTTTTTGAAGCATTTTAATGAGAAACCTGTTGTCAAGGCAATTTTTGTAGGACTTAGAGCGACTGTTATAGGTCTGATACTTACCGCTGTTATTAATGTAGCTATGGTTTCAGTTGTTAACATTGATTTATACAATGAAACTAAGATTATAGGCAATTTATTTGATGTGAAATCAATAATTCTATTTGCAGTTACTATGTTTGCAGTGATAAAATACAAGAAGCATCCTATTTATTATATTATTTCAGCAGGGATTATAGGGATTATTATATGGTAA
- a CDS encoding ABC transporter substrate-binding protein: protein MRRKLVSLVVLIIVALSAMLSGCNNKSNLTTVRLNEVVHSIFYAPQYVAIEKGFFEDEGLDIELTTGWGNEYIST, encoded by the coding sequence GTGAGAAGAAAATTGGTTAGCTTAGTAGTACTTATAATTGTTGCATTATCTGCAATGCTCAGTGGATGTAATAACAAAAGTAATCTTACAACTGTAAGACTTAACGAAGTTGTTCATTCAATATTCTATGCTCCTCAATATGTAGCCATTGAAAAAGGTTTCTTTGAAGATGAAGGGCTTGATATTGAACTAACTACAGGATGGGGAAATGAGTACATCAGTACATAA